The following proteins are encoded in a genomic region of Fretibacterium sp. OH1220_COT-178:
- a CDS encoding flagellar basal body P-ring protein FlgI yields the protein MRGIGMPCRRVLGAFLSLLWVVCGAASAAVDLRDMDFGRIHPQVRIKDIVEIEGARGNQLTGVGLVTGLAGTGDKSPMATQMMRNMMRNFGVTLDEKAARSKNVAVVSLTATLPPYARPGQAIDVNVSAMGDAKSLQGGTLMQSPLKAADGKVYAVAQGAVLVGGYTAGGSAATQTKNIPTAGRLPGGAIVERDVPADYAVGGQMALLLRDPDFTTAQRIADAINRHFGAVAYPVDAGRVVVNLPGQYLAAPTAFLANMEKLEIAPDKAARVAVNERTGTVVMGGNVRISSVAVAHGNLTVSVKEDPNVVQPNPFGGGETRTERRTDVTVDEDGTSMIAMPSTTTVRDLVRVMNSIGASPRDIIEILQAIDKAGALHGELVNM from the coding sequence ATGAGGGGTATCGGCATGCCCTGCCGTAGGGTGCTGGGCGCTTTTCTGTCCCTTCTTTGGGTTGTGTGCGGGGCCGCGTCCGCGGCCGTCGACCTTCGGGACATGGATTTCGGGAGGATTCATCCCCAGGTCCGCATCAAGGACATCGTGGAGATCGAGGGGGCGCGCGGCAACCAGCTGACCGGCGTAGGGCTTGTGACGGGGCTCGCCGGCACGGGGGACAAGTCGCCCATGGCCACGCAGATGATGCGGAACATGATGCGCAATTTCGGGGTGACCCTGGACGAGAAGGCGGCCCGGAGCAAGAACGTTGCCGTGGTCTCCCTGACCGCGACGCTGCCGCCCTACGCCCGCCCGGGTCAGGCCATCGACGTCAACGTCAGCGCGATGGGCGATGCGAAGAGCCTCCAGGGCGGGACGCTCATGCAGTCCCCGCTGAAGGCTGCGGACGGCAAGGTCTATGCCGTCGCACAGGGGGCCGTTCTCGTGGGCGGATATACGGCGGGCGGTTCGGCCGCGACCCAGACCAAGAACATCCCCACGGCGGGCCGGCTGCCCGGGGGGGCGATCGTGGAGCGTGACGTGCCCGCGGATTATGCGGTGGGCGGGCAGATGGCCCTGCTTCTTCGGGACCCGGATTTCACGACGGCGCAGCGCATTGCGGACGCGATCAACCGGCATTTTGGGGCCGTGGCCTATCCGGTGGATGCGGGGCGGGTCGTGGTGAATCTTCCGGGGCAATATCTCGCGGCGCCGACGGCCTTCCTGGCGAACATGGAGAAGCTGGAGATCGCGCCCGACAAGGCGGCTCGCGTGGCCGTGAACGAGCGGACCGGGACCGTGGTGATGGGGGGGAACGTCCGCATCAGCTCGGTAGCCGTGGCGCACGGCAACCTCACGGTCTCCGTCAAGGAGGATCCGAACGTCGTCCAGCCCAACCCCTTCGGCGGGGGCGAGACCCGTACGGAACGACGGACGGACGTGACGGTCGACGAGGATGGAACCAGCATGATAGCGATGCCCTCGACGACGACAGTTCGAGACTTGGTGCGGGTGATGAACTCCATTGGGGCTTCTCCCCGGGACATCATCGAGATCCTTCAGGCGATCGACAAGGCGGGGGCTTTACACGGCGAACTGGTCAACATGTAG
- a CDS encoding YkgJ family cysteine cluster protein, translating to MSAGSRWWSRGVRFSCVGCGRCCRGEPGAIFFTREEGARVREFLSVDEDAFRRRFVTLRWGRPSFIERSNGDCIFYRADEARCAVYPVRPAQCRLFPFWAEVMRSEDSWNAHARHCPGMNGGRLYSAPEIEALLREERGQEG from the coding sequence ATGAGTGCGGGGTCCAGGTGGTGGAGCCGGGGCGTTCGTTTTTCCTGCGTCGGGTGCGGCCGGTGTTGCCGGGGCGAGCCCGGCGCGATTTTTTTTACCCGCGAGGAGGGAGCTCGGGTGCGCGAGTTCCTGTCCGTGGATGAGGACGCCTTCCGGCGGCGCTTCGTCACCCTGCGCTGGGGGCGGCCCAGCTTTATCGAACGGTCGAATGGGGACTGCATTTTTTATCGGGCGGACGAAGCCCGGTGTGCCGTCTACCCCGTCCGTCCGGCCCAGTGTCGGCTTTTTCCCTTCTGGGCCGAGGTGATGCGGTCGGAGGACAGCTGGAACGCCCACGCCCGGCACTGCCCGGGGATGAACGGCGGCCGTCTTTATTCCGCTCCGGAGATCGAGGCGCTGCTTCGGGAGGAGCGGGGGCAGGAAGGTTGA
- a CDS encoding threonine synthase has product MLTCQRCLRNFGDREPVWCCPCGGTLQLKDCTPSAVDRRGIWRYLGGLPIEPEHIVSMGEGDTPLIERAVGGRSAWFKLDYLAPTGSYKDRGMSVLVSWLRSAGITRVVEDSSGNAGSSMAAYCAAGGVACDVYVPDYTSSGKCVQIAAYGARLVRVPGTREDTTRAAERAGASCFYASHNWSPWFLHGIKTWFLEVFDVLPEVRNVVVPVGQGSVALGARLAMEELRKTGHLERLPRIFAVQPAHCDPLARAFEAGLEDPVPIEKEDTAAEGIASAEPVRGTEVLRAVRDTGGGFVTVSEPEIWSAHADLCRAGLYVEPTSAAAAAGWRKLCDAGRIDAVEPTVVYLSGIGLKATDKIAEHMR; this is encoded by the coding sequence ATGCTGACCTGCCAAAGGTGTTTACGGAACTTTGGGGACCGGGAGCCCGTCTGGTGCTGTCCCTGCGGGGGAACGCTCCAGCTGAAGGACTGCACCCCTTCAGCCGTCGATAGGCGGGGGATCTGGCGCTACCTGGGCGGCCTGCCGATCGAACCCGAGCATATCGTCTCGATGGGCGAGGGCGATACGCCGCTGATCGAGCGGGCCGTCGGCGGTCGGTCGGCATGGTTCAAGCTGGACTACCTGGCTCCGACGGGATCGTACAAGGACCGGGGTATGTCGGTGCTGGTCAGTTGGCTGAGGTCGGCGGGGATAACGCGCGTGGTGGAGGACTCATCGGGCAATGCGGGGTCGTCCATGGCGGCCTACTGCGCGGCCGGCGGCGTTGCGTGCGACGTTTACGTTCCGGACTACACCTCCTCGGGAAAATGCGTGCAGATCGCGGCCTATGGGGCCAGGCTCGTCCGGGTGCCCGGCACGAGGGAGGACACCACGCGCGCTGCGGAGCGGGCGGGGGCTTCCTGCTTCTACGCCAGCCACAATTGGAGTCCCTGGTTCCTGCACGGTATCAAAACGTGGTTTCTGGAGGTTTTCGACGTGCTGCCCGAGGTCCGGAACGTCGTTGTTCCCGTGGGCCAGGGCAGCGTTGCCCTTGGAGCGCGGCTGGCGATGGAGGAGCTCAGGAAAACGGGGCATCTGGAGCGTCTGCCCCGAATCTTCGCGGTCCAGCCTGCGCACTGCGATCCTCTGGCGCGGGCCTTCGAGGCCGGTTTGGAGGACCCCGTTCCGATCGAGAAGGAGGATACGGCGGCCGAGGGCATCGCCTCGGCGGAGCCGGTGCGCGGGACCGAGGTGCTGCGGGCGGTCCGGGACACGGGCGGCGGCTTCGTCACCGTGTCAGAGCCGGAGATCTGGTCTGCGCATGCCGACCTCTGCCGAGCCGGGCTGTACGTGGAACCGACGTCCGCGGCTGCGGCTGCGGGGTGGAGGAAGCTCTGCGACGCGGGGCGCATCGATGCGGTGGAGCCCACGGTGGTCTACCTCTCCGGCATCGGTCTGAAGGCCACGGACAAGATCGCGGAGCATATGCGATGA
- a CDS encoding cupin domain-containing protein, whose amino-acid sequence MNRIFAVLCAFGLLFCATSALAAPVKHGQCYTAEQLTVLDKQDVAGGKGTLHGEFAFTRDAALEDDAIKEIGWMTLRHGEFIGTHRHKDNEDAYLIISGQGVFTDGNGKAWVVGPGDMTIARPGQAHGLANLFPEDLVFLDIIAKNSGANLDAIKNNPTAQVFPADQLFEKNVEKAGKTGVGTLYGRFAFRREAATDDQAIKEIGLMTLKKGDSIGLHPHTDNEDTYIIISGQGIFTDSQGKETVVGPKSVTIAGPGESHGLRNDGEEDLVFIDLIAKNHALKIGK is encoded by the coding sequence ATGAACAGGATCTTTGCGGTTTTGTGTGCGTTTGGGCTTTTGTTTTGTGCGACCTCCGCACTTGCGGCTCCCGTCAAGCACGGCCAGTGCTACACCGCGGAGCAGCTAACGGTGCTCGACAAGCAGGACGTGGCCGGCGGGAAGGGCACCCTTCACGGCGAGTTCGCCTTCACCCGGGACGCGGCCCTCGAGGACGACGCCATCAAGGAGATCGGCTGGATGACCCTGCGGCACGGCGAGTTCATCGGCACCCATAGGCACAAGGACAACGAGGATGCGTACCTGATCATCTCCGGTCAAGGGGTCTTCACCGACGGCAACGGCAAGGCCTGGGTGGTCGGCCCCGGCGACATGACCATCGCCCGCCCCGGTCAGGCCCACGGTCTGGCCAACCTCTTCCCGGAGGACCTCGTCTTCCTCGACATCATCGCCAAGAACTCCGGTGCCAACCTCGACGCCATCAAAAACAACCCGACGGCCCAGGTCTTTCCCGCGGACCAGCTCTTCGAGAAGAACGTCGAGAAGGCCGGCAAGACGGGAGTCGGCACGCTCTACGGCCGGTTCGCCTTCCGCAGGGAAGCCGCCACCGACGACCAGGCCATCAAGGAGATCGGGCTCATGACGCTGAAGAAGGGCGACAGCATCGGCCTGCACCCCCACACCGACAACGAGGACACCTACATCATCATCTCCGGCCAGGGGATCTTCACCGACAGCCAGGGCAAGGAGACCGTCGTCGGGCCCAAGTCCGTCACGATCGCCGGCCCCGGAGAATCGCACGGCCTGCGCAACGACGGCGAGGAGGACCTGGTCTTCATCGACCTGATCGCGAAGAACCACGCTCTGAAGATCGGCAAATAA
- a CDS encoding heavy metal translocating P-type ATPase translates to MTERAKAENGLAGGVGERAQEKVNLYVSGMTCATCAKMVERELSKVEGVSFAAVNLATDSAFVVLERPVPREILEGAVREAGYDIGEPPGEGREEERYRAAKRGVVLSWAVVVPLMVLMVLHMYGGASVHVGAMKRVMAAMPFIEAVCGAFVLFGVGRHIFRSAWIALSHRHANMDVLVALGALSAWCTVFVSWANPAFPSFGAISTMIVALHLTGRYIESRLRDRASKQVRALLSLSVPTARLQLSEEGDKTVDVPIEAVKTGNVVAVLPGERIPVDGEIVRGITSVDESMLTGESIPVSRGVGDAVTGGSMNLTGALRVRATSVGEDSFLARMAALIREAQGAKIPIQAFADRVTNRFVPVIFLLAVLAGAFWWILYRVYGTSPLPLAFLGTASPAKALNAFISTLVIACPCALGLAIPMALVAGTGAASKRGLLIRNAEAVQTARELGTAIVDKTGTLTEGAPKVVETDLAPDLLNVAASIEKSSTHPLAKAIAATASGDTEVSNLKETAGEGVSASVGGREFFIGRPLDPDRYGAQLDLGRTVVEVRSGDEVLGFIAVEDPVREDTPEAVRRLREMGVEVVMATGDNERTARSVADRLGLGDCRAGLRPDDKLTLVRDWQARGRKVLMAGDGINDAAALKGADIGVAMGAGSDLAVENADIVIVKGGVSRVADAISLSRRIFEVIRQNLFWAFAYNVVAVPLAMLSLLNPIIAESAMAASSISVILSSMRIARHFGKGES, encoded by the coding sequence ATGACGGAACGCGCGAAGGCGGAAAACGGTTTGGCTGGGGGAGTGGGGGAAAGGGCTCAGGAGAAGGTCAATCTCTACGTCTCGGGGATGACCTGTGCGACCTGTGCGAAGATGGTGGAGCGGGAGCTGTCGAAGGTCGAGGGGGTCTCGTTCGCGGCGGTGAACCTGGCGACGGACAGCGCCTTCGTCGTCCTGGAGCGGCCGGTGCCCAGGGAAATTCTGGAAGGAGCCGTGCGGGAGGCGGGCTATGACATCGGGGAGCCCCCCGGGGAGGGGCGGGAGGAGGAACGCTATCGCGCCGCGAAACGAGGGGTGGTGCTCTCCTGGGCGGTCGTCGTCCCCCTCATGGTCCTGATGGTGCTGCACATGTACGGCGGAGCTTCGGTGCACGTCGGGGCCATGAAGCGGGTGATGGCGGCCATGCCCTTCATCGAGGCGGTATGCGGCGCCTTCGTCCTCTTCGGGGTCGGGCGCCACATCTTCAGGAGCGCGTGGATCGCCCTGTCGCACCGTCACGCCAACATGGACGTGCTGGTCGCGTTGGGGGCCCTCTCCGCCTGGTGTACGGTGTTCGTCTCCTGGGCCAACCCGGCCTTTCCCTCCTTCGGCGCCATATCGACCATGATCGTGGCGCTGCACCTCACGGGGCGCTACATCGAGTCCCGGCTTCGGGACCGTGCGTCCAAACAGGTGAGGGCACTGTTGTCGCTCTCCGTCCCGACGGCCCGCCTGCAACTCTCCGAGGAGGGGGACAAGACGGTCGACGTCCCGATCGAGGCCGTCAAGACGGGGAACGTCGTGGCCGTGCTGCCGGGCGAGCGCATCCCCGTGGACGGCGAGATCGTCCGGGGGATCACCTCCGTCGACGAGTCCATGCTGACCGGGGAGTCCATCCCCGTCTCCCGGGGCGTGGGGGATGCGGTGACGGGCGGCTCCATGAACCTCACGGGGGCGCTGCGCGTCCGCGCGACCTCGGTGGGCGAGGACAGCTTCCTCGCCCGCATGGCGGCCCTCATCCGGGAGGCGCAGGGTGCCAAGATTCCCATCCAGGCCTTCGCGGATCGCGTGACGAACCGCTTTGTACCCGTCATCTTCCTGCTGGCCGTGTTGGCGGGTGCCTTCTGGTGGATCCTGTATCGCGTCTATGGGACGTCCCCCCTGCCCCTGGCCTTCCTGGGGACGGCCAGCCCGGCCAAGGCCCTGAACGCCTTCATCTCCACCCTGGTGATCGCCTGTCCCTGCGCACTCGGGCTTGCCATCCCCATGGCGCTCGTCGCGGGGACGGGGGCGGCCTCGAAGCGCGGACTGTTGATCCGGAACGCGGAGGCCGTCCAGACGGCCAGGGAATTGGGGACCGCGATCGTGGACAAGACGGGGACGCTGACGGAGGGGGCGCCGAAGGTCGTGGAGACGGACCTGGCGCCCGATCTCCTGAACGTCGCGGCCTCCATCGAAAAATCGTCCACTCACCCGCTGGCGAAGGCCATCGCTGCGACGGCGTCGGGCGACACCGAGGTCTCGAACCTCAAGGAGACCGCCGGCGAGGGGGTGAGCGCGTCTGTCGGAGGGCGGGAGTTCTTCATCGGGCGTCCCTTGGACCCGGATCGTTATGGAGCACAGCTCGACCTCGGGCGGACGGTCGTCGAGGTGCGCTCGGGCGACGAGGTTCTGGGCTTCATCGCCGTGGAGGACCCCGTCCGTGAGGACACCCCCGAGGCGGTCCGGCGGCTCCGCGAGATGGGGGTGGAGGTGGTCATGGCCACGGGAGACAACGAGCGCACGGCGCGGAGCGTCGCGGACCGGCTGGGCCTCGGCGACTGCCGCGCAGGCCTGAGGCCGGACGACAAGCTGACCCTCGTGCGCGACTGGCAGGCACGGGGGAGAAAGGTCCTGATGGCCGGCGACGGGATCAACGATGCGGCGGCCCTGAAGGGGGCGGATATCGGCGTGGCCATGGGGGCGGGCAGCGACCTGGCCGTGGAGAACGCGGACATCGTGATCGTCAAGGGCGGCGTGTCCCGCGTGGCGGACGCGATTTCGCTCTCCCGGCGCATCTTCGAGGTCATCCGCCAGAACCTGTTCTGGGCGTTCGCCTACAACGTCGTGGCGGTGCCGCTGGCGATGCTCTCGCTCCTGAACCCGATCATCGCGGAAAGCGCGATGGCCGCCAGCTCCATCTCCGTGATCCTGAGCTCCATGCGCATCGCGAGGCATTTTGGGAAGGGGGAATCATAG
- a CDS encoding RDD family protein: MMKSDSRREKMLPLEPASRFKRWIAHSIDLFLVSIIVRVSFPFLGKNILSKLVFRLFVEGKRLRELNLEPAVLFISVVLLVYTMIVYALCNSALMRRRGQTVGKWLFNIRVVNLDGTLPSVYTGIWKRELCFSCIFPLIAGVLLWQLVSLDAAKLVVGLYSLIDALSIFSEGGRCLHDRFAKTMVCRMPSVEPPGGLQGERDAAAGV, encoded by the coding sequence GTGATGAAAAGTGACTCGAGGAGGGAGAAAATGCTACCGCTTGAGCCAGCATCACGTTTTAAAAGGTGGATTGCCCATTCTATCGATCTCTTTTTGGTATCGATAATTGTTAGGGTTTCATTTCCCTTTCTGGGCAAAAATATCCTTTCGAAGCTTGTTTTCAGACTTTTTGTGGAGGGTAAGCGGCTCCGTGAACTGAATCTTGAGCCAGCAGTGTTATTCATAAGTGTGGTTTTGCTCGTTTACACCATGATTGTCTATGCTCTTTGTAATTCTGCGCTCATGCGGAGGCGTGGGCAGACCGTTGGAAAATGGCTGTTCAACATCCGCGTTGTCAACCTGGATGGGACCTTGCCTTCGGTCTATACGGGTATCTGGAAAAGGGAGTTGTGTTTTTCCTGTATATTTCCTCTGATTGCCGGAGTATTGCTCTGGCAGTTGGTCTCTCTCGATGCTGCAAAGCTAGTGGTCGGGCTGTATTCTCTTATCGATGCCTTGAGTATTTTTTCGGAGGGTGGGCGCTGTCTTCACGATCGGTTTGCAAAGACGATGGTGTGCAGAATGCCCTCCGTGGAACCTCCTGGAGGGCTTCAGGGAGAGCGGGATGCGGCGGCAGGCGTCTGA